Part of the Candidatus Margulisiibacteriota bacterium genome is shown below.
TCAGTCGGTTACGCCCTAACGGGCTCACCCGTCCGGCTGTCTGCTTCCGCATCCAGCCGACCTGGCTTGCCTCGGCGAAGCTACGAGCAACGCGAGAGCGTAGACGGGACTTTCCGTTAATTCCAACTTTCCATTTTTTAATCTGTTTCCCCTGTGATTTTTTGCCCAACATTACAACTAACAACAAACACCCGGCAGGGATTAAAATTACCTATCGACTTAAAGACTTACTGAATAACTGACAACTAAACCCGGGGTACGCGCGCGAAGCCCGTCTTCTTCCGCCAAAGGCGGATACGCCGCGGCAAGCAAACAAACAACAACCCGCCCAGCCGCACCTGACGGCGCGGCTGACCTGGACTGTCCGTTGGTTACAAACTTTCCGTTTTCTGAGTTACACCCACCATGCGTTTTCTGACCAATCACGATGACTTACCAACCATCATTTCTTAATGAATTTTCCCGACAAGCTATACGTCTTTGCAATCCGCCCGGCCCGCTGGCGCGGGCCGACCTGGACTGTCCGTTGGCCCCATTCTTTCCGTTTTCTTATGCGCTATGCCTGCCAGCTTTCCAGCTTCTGACATGCTTTTGCCCTGTGCCTTCCCCGGCCAGCCCTGAGTTGAGTCGAGTTTTGGCCAGAGCTGAGGGGAAAAATTTTCATTTAATAAATTATATTTTATTGAGTTACACCTTTAATAATCTCATAATTTATTTCATAGCCTTTGGCTAAATCTATATTTATAGGAGGATATCATGTTTGAGAAAAAAAATCTTAGCCCGATAGTTGTGGATTTGTATATACGTGTTTCAACAGACAGACAGGCAAATGAAGGTGATTCGCTCATTGAACAGGAAGAAGAACTGAGAAGATTTTGTGAGTTCCGTAAATTCAAAATCAAAAACATTTTGATCGAGCGGGGAAAATCAGCGAGTAACACCAACAGGCCAGAATATCAGAAATTGCTGGCAGATATTAAAGAACAGAGAATTAACGCTGTAGTGGTCAAAAAGTTGGATCGACTCTCCCGATCTCTTCTCGACTTTGAGCAGTTTTCAAAACTTACCCAGGAAAAGGATGTAGACTTTATTTCCCTCAAGGAAAATTTTGACACAACTAACGCTATGGGCAAAGCCATGCTTCGAATTGCCTTAGTCTTTGCCCAGCTCGAACGGGAACAAACATCTGAACGCGTCATTGATGTTATGATCCATAGAGCCAGCCAAGGCTTTTATAACGGGGGGCGAAGACCTTACGGATATGCAAACATCAACAAGGAACTCAGTCCGCACCCCAAAGAAAAGAAAATCGTTGAAATACTCTTTACAAAATTTCTAGAAACAAGATCAACAACCCAAACGGCTGATTTTTTGAACAGTAACGGATACCGTGATGGCAGTAACCATCAATTTGATGCAAGGCAGATTAATTCAATATTAAGAAATCCCCTTTATACAGGAAAGTTAAGGTGGAGTAATCACATATATGATGGGCTCCATCAACCGATTATTTCAGAAACCCAATTTCAACGTGTCCAAGAACTATTTAAACGAGGTAAAATTTTTTTAAGAGTTACTAAATCCAATGCGGCCCTGGCTGGACTTTTATATTGTGGTTCATGTGAATCGCGCATGAGCCCAACATTTTCTTACAATCCACTGAGAAAGAAATATTATTATTACCATTGCAATAAAAGCAAGAATCAGGAAGAAAGATATCATGCCGAGGGCTATTTTATTTCCTTCATAAAGATTGAAACGCAAGTAAAAAATGCTCTTTTATCATTAGCACAGGATAGTCAGTATCGATTGCTTGAAAACCGAATATTGAAATATAATCAAAAAATCGAAGAAGAAATCCAGAATATAGACTTTAGAAGCATCGAACTTAAGGCCCAACTAAAGGCTTTCTCTGAAAAAAAAGAATATTATCTTGATTCATTGATCTCTAGTCCCTTTCTGTCTTCTGAACGTGAAATGATTCAGGCCAAAATCAAGGATTTGGAATTGCAAGAGATAGCCTGTAAAACGGATATTGATAAACAAGATTTTCTTCAAAATGAGAAGTACGACGAAAAAATTAAAATGATTGAATTTAAGAAAAAACTAATCGCTTTCAAATTGGAGTATCTGAATTTTTCTTCTCTTCAGTTTAAGGAATATCTGCGAGAAATATTGAGCGCTATATTATATTACCCAGACAAATTGGTTATGCGGTTTAAACTTTTGCCCTGGGACGTGGAGGTAGAAAAAGGCGGATTATATTAACATCTTTGTAATCCTTCTTAATCCGTTTTATAATAGATACTCTATGGAAGATTATCTTTCCAAGGTAGAAATCAAGGCTCTTTTAAAAGCTGTTACTAATACCCGGGACTATGCCATAACCACTCTACTACTGACCACAGGTATTTCGCGAGGGGAACTTTGCGCTTTAACTACTGATAATATTAATCTTGAAAAAGAAATTCTTACTGTTCTCGGCAATAAACCTCGAACAATCCCCATCAATCCGCAGGCCAAAGACGCTGTTGCCCGCTGGCTTTCAGAACGACCGGCCGCAAAAACTGACATACTTTTTCTAACCAACAAAGGAACTTTGCAGGGATTATCTCCACGCTCCGTG
Proteins encoded:
- a CDS encoding recombinase family protein; its protein translation is MFEKKNLSPIVVDLYIRVSTDRQANEGDSLIEQEEELRRFCEFRKFKIKNILIERGKSASNTNRPEYQKLLADIKEQRINAVVVKKLDRLSRSLLDFEQFSKLTQEKDVDFISLKENFDTTNAMGKAMLRIALVFAQLEREQTSERVIDVMIHRASQGFYNGGRRPYGYANINKELSPHPKEKKIVEILFTKFLETRSTTQTADFLNSNGYRDGSNHQFDARQINSILRNPLYTGKLRWSNHIYDGLHQPIISETQFQRVQELFKRGKIFLRVTKSNAALAGLLYCGSCESRMSPTFSYNPLRKKYYYYHCNKSKNQEERYHAEGYFISFIKIETQVKNALLSLAQDSQYRLLENRILKYNQKIEEEIQNIDFRSIELKAQLKAFSEKKEYYLDSLISSPFLSSEREMIQAKIKDLELQEIACKTDIDKQDFLQNEKYDEKIKMIEFKKKLIAFKLEYLNFSSLQFKEYLREILSAILYYPDKLVMRFKLLPWDVEVEKGGLY